A part of Carassius carassius chromosome 32, fCarCar2.1, whole genome shotgun sequence genomic DNA contains:
- the LOC132113088 gene encoding gap junction delta-2 protein-like — MGEWTILERLLEAAVQQHSTMIGRILLTVVVIFRILIVAIVGETVYDDEQTMFVCNALQPGCIQACYDKAFPISHIRYWVFQIIMVCTPSLCFITYSVHQSAKQKERRYSTATVLLSLDSKEQDSLKREEAKNQKIKNTIMNGVLQNTENSTKEAEPDCLEPKEMDSSGKKPGKSKMRRQEGISRFYIIQVVFRNALEIGFLVGQYFLYGFNVPAVYECDRYPCIKEVECYVSRPTEKTVFLVFMFAVSGFCVVLNLAELNHLGWRKIKAAVRGVRARRKSIYEIRNKDLPRMSMPNFGRTQSSDSAYV, encoded by the exons ATGGGGGAATGGACCATACTAGAGAGGCTCTTGGAGGCTGCTGTCCAGCAGCACTCCACTATGATCGGAAG GATCCTGCTCACTGTGGTGGTGATCTTCCGGATCCTAATCGTAGCTATAGTGGGAGAGACAGTGTATGATGATGAGCAGACCATGTTTGTCTGCAACGCCTTGCAGCCGGGCTGCATCCAGGCATGCTATGACAAAGCGTTCCCCATATCTCACATCAGATATTGGGTTTTCCAGATCATAATGGTCTGTACGCCGAGTTTGTGCTTCATCACGTACTCGGTCCATCAGTCGGCCAAGCAAAAGGAGCGACGTTACTCAACAGCCACCGTCCTCCTCTCTTTGGATAGTAAGGAGCAGGATTCCCTGAAACGAGAGGAGGCCAAGAATCAGAAGATCAAGAACACCATCATGAACGGAGTATTGCAGAACACAGAGAACTCCACCAAAGAAGCTGAGCCTGACTGTCTGGAGCCCAAAGAAATGGACAGCTCAGGCAAGAAACCGGGCAAGTCCAAAATGCGGCGGCAGGAGGGCATTTCCAGGTTTTACATCATTCAGGTGGTGTTCAGAAATGCTCTGGAAATTGGCTTTTTGGTGGGCCAGTATTTCTTGTACGGATTCAACGTGCCTGCCGTGTACGAGTGCGATCGATACCCGTGCATCAAAGAGGTGGAGTGCTACGTCTCCAGACCAACGGAGAAAACCGTGTTCCTTGTCTTCATGTTCGCGGTCAGTGGCTTTTGCGTGGTCCTCAATCTGGCCGAGCTCAATCACTTGGGCTGGAGGAAGATCAAAGCGGCTGTGAGGGGCGTGAGGGCCCGCAGGAAGTCCATCTATGAGATCCGGAACAAGGATTTGCCCAGGATGAGTATGCCCAATTTCGGCCGCACTCAGTCCAGTGACTCCGCCTACGTGTAA